A genome region from Coffea arabica cultivar ET-39 chromosome 7e, Coffea Arabica ET-39 HiFi, whole genome shotgun sequence includes the following:
- the LOC113702132 gene encoding BEL1-like homeodomain protein 2, producing MGIATQPPLLSFVTSQYSSKGGHHQQQLILDKTNSLSSMSQDYHHQGIFSFSNGFERSQQEHQQQQHQQHIAQQIRRDKLRVQGFDPPPPLVTIDEVESSGLPGYETAGMLSEMFNFTSGAATPGDISLEGQLSHNYRNSRPPPPPATPVGSEWYSNRQGGGMVVGGLGSLGESKNQNVVGERDAITTTHHHHHHQHQQQQQQQQISGINADSAAAMQLFLMNPQPRSPSPSQSHPPPANPTSSTLHMLLPNLPSISSPSTLHHQGFHHHHQVSAASPAGAPFGLSSQFTWVPDGGTGGVATSATEIGGVVEGQGLSLSLSSSLQHLEAAKAEELRMEDGAAVLFFNQGGGGSNTSSAAQYAYKNLGGGHHHQPLHIAQGGGGVGQNHQLHVGFGSSLGVVNVLRNSKYAKAAQELLEEFCSVGRGPLKKNKLARNNSTTNPNSNPSGNSGGGGVATNGGGGGNSSSSSKDLPPLSAADRLEHQRRKVKLLSMLDEVDRRYNHYCEQMQMVVNSFDLVMGFGAAVPYTALAQKAMSRHFRCLKDAIATQLKHSCELLGEKDAGTSGVTKGETPRLKLLEQSLRQQRAFHQMGMMEQEAWRPQRGLPERSVNILRAWLFEHFLHPYPSDADKHLLARQTGLSRNQVSNWFINARVRLWKPMVEEMYQQEAKEEAEEREPSQSNGSNIAQTPTPNATTSTTPSSTAATKTATTATATETTAAAAAAAAAITATGKRSEINDSENDPSFFAINRQCFSENQAKNNCSSTTSTSKMSISTSLATQTATVRPPTMSSQSFPTAYDSEAACRRSGIVTSANAEMGSTFIRFGTSAGDVSLTLGLRHAGNLPENSSTPFSVRDFGGS from the exons ATGGGTATAGCAACTCAACCTCCACTACTATCTTTCGTTACATCTCAGTACTCCTCTAAGGGCGGCCATCATCAGCAGCAGCTAATCCTAGACAAGACCAATTCTTTGAGTTCTATGTCCCAAGATTATCATCACCAAGGAATCTTTAGTTTCTCGAATGGGTTCGAGAGATCGCAACAGGAACACCAACAACAACAACATCAACAGCACATAGCACAGCAGATCCGTAGAGATAAACTGAGAGTTCAAGGCTTTGACCCTCCTCCACCTCTGGTTACCATTGATGAAGTAGAATCAAGTGGTCTCCCGGGTTATGAAACAGCAGGTATGTTGTCCGAAATGTTTAATTTTACTTCGGGAGCCGCAACTCCGGGGGATATCTCATTGGAGGGCCAATTATCCCACAATTATCGCAACTCAAGACCGCCACCGCCTCCGGCTACTCCTGTAGGAAGCGAGTGGTATAGTAACAGACAAGGAGGAGGAATGGTGGTGGGTGGTTTGGGATCGTTGGGAGAATCCAAAAATCAAAACGTTGTGGGCGAGCGTGACGCTATAACTACTACTCATCATCATCACCACCACCAAcaccaacaacaacaacaacaacaacagatATCAGGCATTAATGCGGACTCAGCAGCAGCCATGCAACTTTTCCTAATGAATCCGCAACCAAGGTCACCTTCACCATCTCAATCTCATCCTCCTCCTGCTAATCCAACGTCCTCTACTCTCCATATGTTGCTTCCTAACCTTCCCTCAATATCATCGCCTTCTACTCTTCATCATCAAGggtttcatcatcatcatcaagtgAGTGCTGCATCTCCTGCTGGTGCGCCTTTTGGTCTTTCTTCACAATTCACTTGGGTTCCCGATGGTGGGACTGGCGGTGTAGCTACCAGTGCTACTGAAATTGGTGGGGTTGTGGAAGGCCAAGGCCTTTCTTTATCGCTGTCGTCTTCTTTACAACATCTTGAAGCGGCTAAGGCTGAGGAATTAAGAATGGAAGATGGCGCAGCCgtgttatttttcaatcaagGTGGAGGAGGGTCTAATACTTCTTCTGCTGCTCAATACGCTTACAAGAATTTAGGTGGCGGTCACCATCATCAGCCATTGCATATAGCCCAGGGTGGAGGAGGAGTGGGTCAGAATCACCAGCTTCATGTTGGGTTCGGATCATCTCTGGGCGTGGTCAATGTCTTGAGGAATTCTAAGTACGCAAAAGCAGCACAGGAGTTGTTGGAAGAATTTTGCAGTGTGGGTAGAGGTCCACTCAAGAAGAACAAATTAGCAAGGAATAATAGCACTACTAACCCTAATTCCAATCCAAGTGGCAatagtggtggtggtggtgttgCTACTAATGGCGGTGGTGGCGGAAATTCGTCTTCTTCTTCAAAGGATCTCCCTCCTTTATCAGCGGCTGATAGGCTAGAGCATCAAAGGAGAAAGGTCAAACTGTTATCTATGCTTGATGAG GTGGATCGAAGATACAATCATTACTGCGAACAAATGCAAATGGTGGTCAACTCATTTGATCTGGTGATGGGGTTCGGTGCAGCAGTACCGTACACTGCACTTGCTCAGAAGGCAATGTCTCGACATTTCCGGTGCCTCAAGGATGCCATAGCAACGCAGCTGAAACACAGTTGTGAGCTACTGGGAGAGAAAGACGCCGGTACATCGGGCGTGACAAAAGGAGAGACTCCAAGACTTAAGCTTCTGGAACAAAGCTTGAGACAGCAAAGGGCCTTTCACCAAATGGGAATGATGGAACAAGAAGCATGGAGACCTCAGAGGGGCTTGCCTGAACGCTCAGTCAACATTTTGCGAGCTTGGCTTTTTGAGCATTTTCTACACCC GTATCCAAGCGATGCAGATAAGCATCTGTTGGCAAGACAGACTGGTCTGTCAAGAAACCAG GTCTCAAACTGGTTCATTAATGCCAGGGTCCGGTTGTGGAAACCCATGGTGGAAGAGATGTACCAACAAGAAGCCAAAGAAGAGGCAGAAGAGAGAGAACCTAGCCAAAGCAATGGCAGCAACATTGCACAAACACCAACGCCCAATGCCACTACTTCTACCACCCCATCTTCTACAGCTGCCACCAAAACTGCTACGACAGCAACAGCAACAGAAACAactgcagcagcagcagcagcagcagcagcaattaCAGCAACAGGCAAAAGATCCGAAATTAATGATTCTGAAAACGACCCTTCATTCTTCGCAATCAATAGACAATGCTTCTCGGAAAACCAAGCAAAAAACAATTGTTCCTCCACCACTTCCACCTCAAAAATGTCTATTTCCACTTCTCTTGCTACCCAAACCGCCACCGTCAGGCCACCAACAATGTCATCACAATCTTTTCCGACCGCCTACGACTCCGAGGCCGCCTGCCGCCGCAGCGGCATTGTGACATCTGCCAACGCTGAGATGGGGTCCACGTTCATAAGGTTTGGAACTAGTGCTGGAGATGTTTCACTTACTCTAGGGCTACGTCATGCCGGAAACCTACCGGAGAATAGTAGTACTCCCTTTTCTGTTCGAGACTTCGGGGGCAGTTAG